The Tissierella sp. genome segment AAATGAATAGTAGCATTGTTTTTTTCGCATACTTGACATAACAAATCAACACCCCCTATTTAATAAGAATTAACATCATGTTTTTTAGGATATCTGCCCTCAATTTATTTCTATTATTCATATTTTCATTATATAAAGCTCTATCACCAATGGCTGCTTTCATAATCTCTCCTTCTCTTTTGCTTATTATGTCTTCTTCTATTAATCCATCAATTACATGATATGCTTTGCTCTTAGTAATTGATTCCCCTATGGCTTCTAATACAATGTCATTAATTTCTTCATATTCATTTATACCCACTTTTATAATCTTAATATACCCACCTCCGCCTCTTCTACTCTCAATATAATAACCTTTATAGGGAGTAAATCGAGTGGTAAGCACATAGTTTATCTGAGAAGGGGCACATTCGAATTGTTCAGCCAACTCATTTCTCTGTATCTCAATAGTTTTATCATCGGAAACTTCTATTAATGATTCAATAAATCTTTCTATCATATTACTTAGACCTGGCATCTAATTCCTCCTTTGACTTTG includes the following:
- a CDS encoding CtsR family transcriptional regulator; the protein is MPGLSNMIERFIESLIEVSDDKTIEIQRNELAEQFECAPSQINYVLTTRFTPYKGYYIESRRGGGGYIKIIKVGINEYEEINDIVLEAIGESITKSKAYHVIDGLIEEDIISKREGEIMKAAIGDRALYNENMNNRNKLRADILKNMMLILIK